In one Electrophorus electricus isolate fEleEle1 chromosome 21, fEleEle1.pri, whole genome shotgun sequence genomic region, the following are encoded:
- the chrm4a gene encoding muscarinic acetylcholine receptor M4 translates to MNVTNFTGADGLAPWNFNGSLSNVSTDATVSCDRGSGNGSCTVAEATGSPYKTVEMVFIALVTGSLSFVTVVGNILVMVSIKVNRHLQTVNNYFLFSLACADLIIGVFSMNLYTVYIIKGKWPLGPVVCDLWLALDYVVSNASVMNLLIISFDRYFCVTKPLTYPTRRTTKMAGLMIASAWILSFILWAPAILFWQFIVGERTVEPGECYIQFLSNPVVTFGTAIAAFYLPVVIMTVLYVHISLASRSRVAKQKPEAKKEKKGLKSHILKQNNNHQSPPKPSLDAGSAVDTLKNGKLDESMVSTKADSSIQPEEKESSNDSSTASIAPKEPKERANSKVVSEKGLAPAPAPVTKLNPASKWSKIKIVTKQAGDECITAIEIVPPESGTEGRSIPINRPRTVARKFASIARSQVKRKRQMAAREKKVTKTIFAILLAFIITWTPYNVMVLISTFCQSCVPDTVWAIGYWLCYVNSTINPACYALCNATFKKTFKNLLMCQYKNIGTR, encoded by the exons ATGAATGTAACTAATTTCACTGGAGCGGACGGACTTGCACCCTGGAACTTTAACG GCTCATTGAGCAATGTGTCAACTGATGCTACCGTCAGCTGTGACAGAGGCAGCGGCAATGGCTCGTGTACAGTTGCTGAGGCGACTGGGAGCCCATATAAGACGGTGGAGATGGTCTTCATTGCCTTGGTTACTGGATCCCTCAGCTTTGTCACCGTGGTGGGAAACATTCTGGTCATGGTGTCAATCAAAGTCAACAGACACCTGCAGACCGTCAACAACTACTTCCTTTTCAGCTTGGCATGTGCTGACCTCATCATTGGTGTGTTCTCCATGAATCTCTATACCGTATATATCATAAAGGGCAAATGGCCACTGGGCCCTGTAGTGTGCGACCTTTGGTTGGCTCTGGACTATGTGGTCAGCAATGCCTCAGTCATGAATCTGCTGATCATAAGCTTTGACCGCTACTTTTGTGTGACCAAGCCGCTGACCTACCCTACACGTCGCACCACCAAGATGGCTGGCCTAATGATTGCCTCAGCCTGGATCCTCTCCTTCATCCTGTGGGCTCCTGCCATCCTCTTCTGGCAGTTCATTGTGGGCGAGCGCACCGTGGAGCCTGGAGAATGTTATATTCAGTTTCTTTCTAACCCAGTAGTCACGTTTGGAACAGCAATCGCCGCCTTCTACCTTCCTGTAGTCATCATGACAGTGCTGTATGTTCACATCTCACTGGCCAGCCGAAGCCGTGTGGCCAAGCAGAAGCCTGAGGccaagaaggagaagaagggcCTGAAGAGCCATATCCTCAAGCAGAACAACAACCATCAGTCCCCGCCCAAGCCCAGCCTGGACGCAGGCAGCGCCGTTGATACACTGAAGAATGGAAAGTTGGACGAGTCGATGGTGTCCACTAAAGCTGACTCCAGTATACAGCCTGAGGAGAAGGAGAGCTCCAATGACTCCAGCACAGCCAGCATCGCACCCAAAGAGCCCAAGGAGAGGGCTAACAGCAAGGTCGTTTCTGAGAAGGGCCTTGCCCCTGCCCCAGCCCCAGTGACCAAGCTCAACCCAGCCTCCAAATGGTCCAAGATCAAGATCGTCACCAAGCAGGCAGGAGACGAGTGCATCACCGCTATCGAAATCGTCCCACCAGAGAGTGGTACAGAGGGCCGTTCCATCCCTATCAACCGGCCACGCACGGTGGCCCGCAAGTTTGCCAGCATCGCCCGCAGTCAGGTCAAGAGGAAACGTCAGATGGCGGCACGTGAGAAAAAAGTGACAAAGACAATCTTTGCCATCCTCCTGGCCTTCATCATCACGTGGACGCCATACAATGTGATGGTCCTCATCAGCACATTTTGCCAGTCCTGCGTGCCTGACACTGTATGGGCCATTGGTTACTGGCTCTGCTATGTCAACAGCACCATAAATCCAGCTTGCTATGCGCTTTGCAATGCCACCTTCAAAAAGACCTTTAAGAACCTTCTCATGTGCCAGTACAAGAACATTGGAACTAGGTGA
- the mdka gene encoding midkine a has translation MRGLCSTLFLLLVALMIVTTEAGKHKKEKGKRAKGKSDCTEWSYGNCMPNKGNCGPGLREGTCDDQTRKQKCKVPCNWKKQFGVDCKYKFDSWGECDATTHTKIRTGILLKVFHQAECQKTITVSKPCSTKSKSKGNKGKRRGN, from the exons ATGCGTGGCTTGTGTTCCACCCTTTTCCTGCTGCTAGTGGCATTAATGATTGTCACTACGGAGGCTGGAAAACATAAGAAAG AGAAAGGTAAAAGAGCGAAGGGGAAGTCTGACTGTACAGAATGGAGCTATGGCAACTGCATGCCCAATAAAGGCAACTGTGGACCTGGCCTAAGGGAGGGCACCTGCGATGATCAGACCAGGAAGCAAAAGTGCAAAGTGCCCTGCAACTGGAAGAAGCAGTTTGGAG tTGACTGCAAGTATAAGTTTGACAGCTGGGGTGAATGTGATGCGACTACCCATACCAAGATCCGCACTGGTATCCTGCTGAAGGTTTTCCACCAAGCCGAGTGCCAGAAAACCATCACGGTCTCCAAACCTTGCTCCACCAAGAGCAAGTCCAAAG GCAATAAAGGCAAGAGAAGAGGAAATTAG